Sequence from the Cervus canadensis isolate Bull #8, Minnesota chromosome 3, ASM1932006v1, whole genome shotgun sequence genome:
ggcctccctgtctatcaccaactcctagagtttactcaaactcatgtgcattgagtgggtgatgccatctaaccatctcatcctctcttgtccccttctcctcccaccttcaatctttcccagcatcagggtcttttcaaatgagttggttctttgcatcaggtggccaaagtattggagcttcagcttcagcatcaccttccaatgaatattcaccttccaatgaatattcaggactgatttcctttaggacagactggttggatctccttgcagtccaagggactctcaagagtcttctccaacaccacagatcaaaagaatcaattctttggtgctcagctttttttataatccaactctcacatccatacatgactactggaaaaaccatagctttgactagatgaacctttgttcacaaagtaatgtctctgctttttaatatgctgtctaggttagtcataacctttcttccaaggagcaagcatcttttaatttcatggctgcagtcatcatctgcagtgattttggagccccccaaaataaagtctgtcactgtttccattgtttccccatctatttgccatgaagtgatgggaccagatgccatgatcttagttttctgaatgtttagttttaagccaactttttcactctcccctttcactttcatcaagaggttcttaaattcttcgctttctgccataagggtggtgtcatctgcatagttgaggttattggtatttcttccagcaatcttgattctagtttgtgcttcatccagtccagcgtttctcatgatgtactctgcatataagttaaataagcagggtgacaatatacagccttgatgtactcctttcccgatttggaaccagtcgtttgttccatgtccatttctaacttttgcttcctgacctgcatacaggtttctcaggaggcaggtcaggtggtctggtattctcatctctttaagaatataatGGAATTAACTTGGAGATACCACCTTAACCAAGTAATACACAGTAGCATCACCTATATTGGGATTACTTAACATTATTTGTGCATTcatgaaatgttttaatattaacaaggttacatttttttcctaccagaaatttataatattaaatacaaCATGGGAAATCCATGGAAAAACCCAAGTGAGAGATATTATACAAAATAAGAACTCATactcttcaaaaatatcaatgtcaaggaaagaaaactgattAACTTTCAGATTAGAGGAGGTAAAATGTTATATGTGACATTGGACTTCAATCTTGGACCAGCGGGGCTGAAATGCTATACCTAAAATAGTGAATCATGTTATCATTTGATGATTCTcgctcttaaaaaaaatcaaacagtttGGAGATAAACTGGCCTTTTGGTTCACTTAATTATTATATGGTTCAGAGAATATtaatgagagagagggagagaaatggtAAAGCAAACATGAAAAAATTGGTAAAGTGTGTATACtaatattgtttatatttccAATACTTATCCTAAATTTTGATAACTTCACTataaagtaagaaaaacaaacatgctGAGAAACATTTCGGAGAACTCTCATTGAAGTAGGGACAAGCACACAAACttcttttgaatttccttcccatgaGTAACTCTGATTTTCGTTGCTGTCCAGCTCTGACCTTCCCATCACACTTCAGTCCCTTAGAGACTGCCTTTGGGAATGGAGGGCAACCAGTCATGGATCGCAGAATTCATCCTGCTGGGCTTCCAGCTCAGTGAAAATGTGGAATTGCTCCTCTTTGTTATCTTCATCCTGTTATATACCTTCAACCTGCTGGCAAATGGCATGATCTTGGGACTCATCTCACTTGACCCCAGactgcacacccccatgtactacTTCCTGTCTCATCTGGCCATCACTGACGTCGCCTATGCTTCCAGCAATTTACCAAATATGATGGAAAACCTAGTGAAACACAAGAAAACCATCTCCTATTTCTCGTGCACTATGCAGATGGTTTCCTATTTGGCCTTTGCTTCTGTAGAGTGCCTGACTTTGGTGGTGATGTCCTATGACAGGtttgtggccatctgccaccccctgcaGTACACGGTCATGATGAACTGGAGGGTGTGCACATTGCTGGCCGTCGCTTGCTGGGCGTGTGGATTTTCCCTGGCCATAGTCCAAGTAAGTCTGTTTCTACAGCTGCCCTTCTGTGGGCCCCAGAAGGTGAACCACTTCTTCTGTGAAATTAGCTCTGTCCTCAAAGTGACCTGTGGTGAAACCTGGATCAATGAAATGTTCCTCTTTGCTGATGGCGTGTTTATCTTAGTTGGGCCTCTTTCCTTGGTACTGGTCTCCTACGTGCGCATCCTCAGGGCCATCCTGAAGATCCAGTCTAAGGAGGGCCGCAagaaagccttctccacctgctcctcccacctctgtGTGGTTGGGTTCTACTTTGGCATAGCCATTATGGTGTACTTGTCCCCTGACAGCAGTCATCTAGAGGAACAGCAGAAAATCCTTTTCCTGTTTTACACCTTCTTCAACCCATTACTGAACCCCCTTGTCTACAGTGTACGGAATGCTCAAGTAAAGGCTGCCTTCCACAAAGTATTGCAGAAAAATAGATCAGTGTGACATAGGGCAGAGTTATAGTGTAGTGAATATTTCTTCTAACAGTCTAGAAAATTTCCAATCAAAATACATGACTTAAGGATGAGGATTCTACAAAGTAACATCAGCAAGAAGGTACAATAGGAACCCCCAACTCCCTTCTTCCATGGAGATGACATAATAAAGATCTAATTGCCTTCATGGAACACCAGACATCACATAGGAGTTTGCAGCACCCCGGACTAGCACAAAGTCAAGAAGATATGCAGTGAAGTTTTTAGGGAAACTTATGGCATTTGACTGTCCATAACTGCTTTtctattgaagaaggaaatggcaacccactccagtgttcttgcctggagaatcccagggacgggggagctggtgggctgccatctatggggtcgcacagagtcggacacgactgaagggacttagcagcagcagcaactgcttttcttctctgtccCAGGGTATCAGGATCAGGAGAAAATTCCCATTCCCAGCCCCTCCtcaagagggaaaga
This genomic interval carries:
- the LOC122437988 gene encoding olfactory receptor 2A5-like, giving the protein MEGNQSWIAEFILLGFQLSENVELLLFVIFILLYTFNLLANGMILGLISLDPRLHTPMYYFLSHLAITDVAYASSNLPNMMENLVKHKKTISYFSCTMQMVSYLAFASVECLTLVVMSYDRFVAICHPLQYTVMMNWRVCTLLAVACWACGFSLAIVQVSLFLQLPFCGPQKVNHFFCEISSVLKVTCGETWINEMFLFADGVFILVGPLSLVLVSYVRILRAILKIQSKEGRKKAFSTCSSHLCVVGFYFGIAIMVYLSPDSSHLEEQQKILFLFYTFFNPLLNPLVYSVRNAQVKAAFHKVLQKNRSV